A window of the Gossypium hirsutum isolate 1008001.06 chromosome A05, Gossypium_hirsutum_v2.1, whole genome shotgun sequence genome harbors these coding sequences:
- the LOC107958889 gene encoding uncharacterized protein: MVQFDLNSNSATTIHHSKPADTFQLMLSESIHRFFTEYRSGSTDFSHFTSIFSRLLQNLPDPPLEFVWFYSAVTFHSTNKFNSPNPVSSSKDLFQLLVSCSTSCNAGKRISVLAPVIYDLYPLVFDRKELKREVESLLDGIMSYISICCGMEDDGNDDLSSRFGDLLRVWMVDRVGMEGEKRDDLKVFFPLVSEESRRVIRGGCRVRYLAGVVMCQAFLLRLCLKFGYGIPKLELENDLHDCAVQMITGFRSFHFLDIFLRMLLEPVLPVTSPLGHGNEVILRETLYDAVIKMDHAFLGPEGGILLPGRQVKDLALTWSFVADNAIRSVRENGNQTKAISYINAFSESWLLSQLIKWVTSQTGMVDKATSPNVSTPVALIKWLLIVEDQGVRIFECDISKVYAKAVLCKSRVEYEIPVDKISGKYSAENPACMVHERKEDKTADNDLEMIDSMDTVRLSAPCSMKSTAAADGVRKRKEGSNIEEEIPVKFIKYHLRENSVTDKLLSLANDDGLSCGNDVNSPILDEYMREMEQ; encoded by the exons ATGGTGCAATTCGATTTGAATTCAAATTCCGCCACCACCATCCACCACTCTAAACCAGCGGACACCTTTCAGCTCATGCTATCAGAATCTATCCACCGGTTTTTCACCGAATACCGCAGCGGTTCAACCGATTTCTCCCATTTTACCTCCATTTTCTCTCGCTTGCTACAGAATCTACCCGATCCACCACTCGAATTCGTTTGGTTTTACTCCGCAGTAACGTTCCACTCCACTAATAAATTTAACTCCCCAAATCCAGTCTCCAGTTCCAAAGACCTTTTCCAGCTCCTGGTTTCCTGCTCCACTTCCTGCAACGCCGGTAAAAGAATATCCGTACTCGCTCCCGTAATCTACGACCTGTACCCTTTAGTTTTCGACCGAAAAGAGTTAAAAAGGGAAGTTGAGAGTTTGTTAGACGGGATTATGAGTTACATTAGCATATGTTGCGGTATGGAAGACGACGGAAACGACGACTTGAGTTCGCGTTTTGGTGATTTATTGCGCGTTTGGATGGTAGATAGAGTTGGGATGGAAGGTGAAAAAAGAGATGACTTGAAGGTGTTTTTCCCACTTGTTAGTGAAGAATCTCGAAGAGTGATCAGAGGAGGATGCAGGGTTCGGTATTTGGCTGGTGTTGTCATGTGTCAGGCTTTTCTGCTGAGATTGTGCTTGAAATTTGGATATGGGATTCCGAAATTGGAATTGGAAAACGATTTGCATGATTGCGCCGTTCAAATGATAACTGGGTTTCGGAGTTTTCACTTTCTGG ATATCTTTCTCAGGATGCTATTGGAACCGGTTTTACCTGTCACTTCTCCACTG GGCCATGGAAATGAAGTTATTTTAAGAGAGACTTTGTATGATGCGGTTATAAAGATGGACCATGCATTCCTTGGTCCAGAGGGAGGAATTCTGCTACCTGGCAGACAAGTAAAAGATCTCGCATTGACATGGTCCTTTGTTGCTGACAATGCCATACGGTCAGTGag GGAGAATGGTAACCAGACCAAAGCTATCTCTTACATAAATGCTTTCTCCGAATCTTGGCTACTCTCTCAGTTGATCAAGTGGGTTACCAGTCAGACTGGGATGGTGGACAAAGCAACGAGCCCGAATGTTTCTACTCCTGTAGCTCTTATCA AGTGGCTACTCATCGTTGAGGATCAAGGGGTGAGAATATTTGAATGTGACATCTCCAAGGTTTATGCCAAGGCTGTACTTTGCAAGTCAAGAGTTGAATATGAAATCCCAGTTGATAAGATAAGTGGCAAATATTCAGCTGAGAATCCTGCTTGCATGGTTCATGAGAGGAAAGAAGACAAAACAGCTGATAATGATCTAGAGATGATTGATTCAATGGATACGGTTCGCTTGTCTGCTCCTTGCTCGATGAAATCAACAGCAGCAGCTGATGGTGTAAGAAAACGCAAAGAAGGGAGCAACATCGAAGAGGAAATACCTGTTAAGTTTATCAAGTATCACTTACGTGAAAACTCGGTAACGGATAAGCTTTTGTCTTTGGCTAATGATGATGGTTTGAGTTGTGGGAATGACGTTAACAGTCCGATTTTGGATGAATATATGAGAGAGATGGAACAATAA